The DNA segment GCGCAAAGAAACGACATCTTTATTCCTACGTTGTGTCATTTGAAAAATGCCACTCCTACAGGTGCGTGCCGAATGTGCGTGGTGGAAGTGAAAGGCGCACGATCGCTGGTTGCAGCTTGTACAGTACCCGCTGGTGCTGGCATGGAAATTCAAACGGAATCTCAGGCAGTAGTAAGTTCGCGTAGAATGAATTTGGAATTGCTGTTGTCCTCCGGTTCGCATGACTGTTTGCTATGTCCTTCTTCCGGTGACTGCCGGTTGCAGGATTTGGCATTTCGTTACAATGCAACAGGCAAACGCTTCGAATGGACAAAGCCGAAGTATCAGCCGGATATCTCCAATCCGTTTTTAATCCGTGATTTTTCAAAGTGCATCCTTTGCGGACGTTGTGTGCAGGCATGTAAAGAAGTGCAGGTAAACAATGCTATTGATTACGGATATCGTGGCAGTGATACAAAAATTATTGCCAAATGTGATCTACCGTTAGGTGATTCAGACTGTGTTTTTTGTGGAGAGTGTTTGCAGGTTTGCCCTGTTGGTGCGATCACTTTGAAGAAAGCACGCCAGAAGCCACGTGTCTGTGAAACAGAAGTTGTCCGTACAACATGTGCTTATTGCGGGGTAGGCTGCCAGATGAATCTGCATGTAAAAGACAATGTTGTGCAGATGGTTAGCGGTGTGGATGTCACGCCGAACTACGGCAGTTTGTGTGTAAAAGGACGCTTCGGGATGCAGTTTATTAATTCTGAAGAGCGTCTTATAACACCACTTATTCGCAAAGATGGGGAACTTGTTCCGGCAGATTGGGATGAGGCTCTTGATCTGATTGCGGAAAAATTATGCGGGTACAAGGCAGAATATGGCGCCGATTCTATAGGCGTTCTAGCCTCCGCCCGTTGTACAAACGAAGAGAATTATCTCTTTCAAAAATTCGCACGCGCAGTTCTTGGGACAAATAATGTCGACCACTGCGCAAGATACTGACACTCTCCTACGGTAGCCGGTCTGGCTGCTGCATTTGGAAGTGGTGCTGCAACAAACCCGATTGATGACCTGAAAAACGCCGATACGGTGCTTATAACAGGTTCGAATATAACAGAGAACCATCCTGTGATGGGGGCTGCGCTCAAGCGTGCAGTTACACAGCATGGGACCAAACTGATTGTGTCAGACCCGCGTAATATTGATGTCGTGCGTTTTGCAGACGTCTGGCTGCGGGCCCAGCCGGGGACAGATGTCATCTGGATTAATGCCCTTGCACATATAATCTTGCGCGATGGTCTGCACGATCAGGAGTATATTGATGAACGCACAGAAGACTTCACAGCCTATTCGCAATCCCTTGCGAAGTTCACACCGGAGTACGCAGAGAAGATGTGCGGTATTCCGGTTGCTGAGCTTGAAAAGGCAGCGCAACTGTACGCAAAAGGGCGAAGCGCAATCCTCTACTGTATGGGAATTACCCAGCACATAAGTGGTACAGATAACGTAAAAGCGCTCGCTAACCTTGCAATGTTGTGCGGTAATATTGGCAAAAAAGGTGGTGGATTAAACCCGTTACGTGGGCAAAATAATGTGCAGGGTGCGTGCGACATGGGGGCACTTCCTGTGACATATCCTGCGTATGGAAAGGTAATAGACGCAGACATTCGTGCACGTTTTGAAGCGGCTTGGAATGTAAAATTGTCATCTTCTAACGGTATGACATCACGGCAAATGTTCGATGCTGTGGATGAAGGTTCACTTAAGGCGATGTATTTGATCGGGGAAAATCCCGTTGTTTCCCATGCGGATGCAGCTCATGCTGTGCACTGTTTAAAGAAAATTCCTTTCCTTGTTGTACAGGATATTTTCTTAACTGAGACAGCTGAATATGCAGATGTTGTGCTTCCTGCGGCTTGTTTTGCGGAAAAAAATGGTACCTTCAGTAATACAGAACGTCGTGTTCAACGTGTGAGAAAAGCAGTAAATCCACCACAAAGTGCACGTGATGATGCGCAAATAGTGTGCAGTGTTGCTGCTAAAATGGGTGCAACGTTGGCACCGGAAGATGGAAAAAATGTTGCAGCTATCTTTGAAGAAATGACATCTGTAGCACCTTCATATGCAGGTATAACTTACCAGCGTATTGAAGAAAAAGGCATTCAGTGGCCATGTCCGGATGCGGAAACTAGTGGAACAGATATTCTGCATGTGGGCAAATTTGTTCGCGGAAAGGGAAAGTTTCATTCTGTAGAATATGTGGCTCCTGCTGAAGTTGTGGACGACAACTATCCGCTTATCCTTACAACAGGTCGCGTATTATACCAGTATCATACAGGAACAATGACAAGAAAAGCTGAAGGGCTTGCTGCAAAAGAGCCTACAGCTTACATAGAAATAAGCAGTAATGATGCAGCTAAGTTTGATGTGAAGGACGGAGATATGGTTAAAGTTTCTTCACGCAGGGGCTCCATCAACGTAGCAGTCCGGCTTTCAGAAAAGGCTGTGGACGGAACCGTGTTTATACCGTTCCACTTTGCAGAAGCTGCTGCTAATATACTTACAAATAATGCAGAATGCCCTGAATCTGGTATTGCCGAGGTGAAGGTCTGCGCTGTTACTCTTGAACCAGTCGGTGACTAGACGAACGTCTTGTAGCCACAACAACCACATATGACAGGAGCGGGTCGGCAGGAATACTGCTGACCCGCTCCTACTTTTTAATAACAAAAATACGGGAGGGACTTCTTTTGTGCAACCAATGCGAAGGGGTAACTTGTTATTGGTTGCGCCTATTGCATTTCGTTATTCAGGCAGGGTGTTTGGATCAAGAATGTATGGAGTCATCAGTTTAGAGCCTTTGTATACAACAAAGCTTTCAACAGACCGAATCCCTTCAATTTTGGACATTTCTTCAGAATAGAATTCAAGCAATCCGAATCCATCACGAAGCAGCAGGGTGAGGATAATATCAAAGCGGCCTGTTACAACTGCAGCAGAAACAACACCGCGAAGCTGGCTTAGTTCCTGACATTTTGCAAAAAGATCTCGCTCATCAAGCAGTACACCTGTAAAAACCATTGTATGGCCGGGAAGCTGTTCGACATCAAGACGCGCAACAATATCCATTACGCCTTCTTTTTGCATTTTGTTGATTCTGGAACGCACGGTGTTTTCCGCAACCGCAAGTTCCTGCGCAATTTCTCTGAAGGATTTACGCCCTTCAAGAAGTTGTCCGGCTATCTGAAAACTTAATTTATCAATTTTCATTACATTCCCTCCTGTTACAGCTTTGCCTGTTGGCAGGCAAAAAGAAGTCTTTGACTGACAAAGCGATAATGATGTTATTGATACTAATTTTTACTAAAAAATTCAATAAGACCGGATAAAAAGAGCTTATTTCGTCATTTGAATGTAGGCATGACGTTTAGAAATGCAGAAACGCCGTAGTAAATACGACGTTTCTATAGTTGGTATGTGATTAATTTCAGCCAGCTGGAGTATATTTGAGAAAAAGACTGCTAGTTTCTGGCTGCGTGGCGTGATGAGTTCATCTTCTTGCGGTGTTCGTGTTCCTCTATGTTGGATGTAACCCATGTGTTCATCTCGGCGAGAGCAGCCTCAACAGAGTTGTTGAATGCATCAACAATTGCTTCCAGCCCTTTGTTTTTTGCTGTTTGTTGTCCTGTAAAGACAGATGACGCAACTGGTGTTGATGCCCTGCTGGTATCAAGAAGCCAGCAGTCTAGCGTTACCTGTATGTTCGGTGGCGTGTTTTTGGTATCGTATCGCGCATAGAAGTCTTCAATACTCCACACAAGATGATAGTCGGCGGATATGCCGGGCTGTGTGTTGTTGTATGAGCGTACCTGTTGAGTGGAGTTGAGGGAATGTATTACTGCACTTTGCATCATCTCCGGTAACGCTGTCGCCCATTTTCCTTTCGCATAATAGAGCGCTTTTTGGTTCGGTTGAATAATGGCAATGCCGGTTGAATTTAAAAACGTGTTCGTTTGCGGTCTCCTGACGGCAACTGTAGGCACAGAACGCGAAGCCGTTTGTGTCGGTGAGGCTGTAGATACAGCAAGTATGTAGTTTGTTGATGCTTCGGGTGGTGTTAATCCAACATCAATTGCGCACCCTGAGCATACTGCAAGTATCAACGGTATAATGAGTAGTCTAACGATAAGCTTGCGCATATATGCTCCTATGGCGTCTGATATTCAGGTACTGTTTTGCCAAGCAGGTATTGCTTAGGATTGCTGTCTAATTTTTGCGCTATGTTTTCCAGTGCTTCTACAAGAGTTCTGCTTTCGTTTACCAACGAGGTAAGATCGTCCAGTCCACCGTTGCTGAAACGGGTCAGCCCCGGTTCCATGTTTTTTACTAGGTTATCGATTCGTTTCACAAGGAGACCAATTTTGTCGGTTGCCGGTGATAGTTCTTTCGCTACATAGTCGTTAACAGTAGTGGCGGCGTTTTCTGTTTTAGTCATCGCCTGTCGCGTTTGTTCTGCGGCATTTTTAATATTATCCAGCGCTAATCGGATGTCGGCTTCGCTTTTTACCAACATGTTGGAGAAGGAAGAGATGTTGGCAAGAAATTCTTTTATATTTTTCCGGTTATCTTCATTGACTACTTTGCGGAGGTCTTCCAGTAGGTTTTTGCCAGTGTTTAACATTTCTGGCAGAGCGCTCATGATTTCACTAAGTGGGGAAGGAACAGTTTTAATGACAGGAACATTGCCTTTGAACAGAGGCCTCAACAGTGGGCTTGATGCTGTTCCGCCGGATATGAAAACTGAAGATTGGCCGGTAATGCCAATAGGGATAAGTTTGGCCCTTGAATCATCCCTGATGGGGGTACCACGTTTCACAAGAATTCGAACACGAATTTCTTCTGGTTTATCTGGATTGAGCACAATGTTGGTTACCTTACCAACCCGTACTCCGTTAAGTAGTACAGGGTTGGATATCGACAGCCCGTTGACGTTTTTCTGAAACATGATGTCGTAAGGAACATCGTCAGTTTCTGAAGTGGTACCCACTCCCCACAAAATGAATGCGAATCCTAAGACAAATGCCGCGATGATAAAGGCGCCGACTATAATAAAGTGTGCTCGTGTTTCCATATTATTTCTCCCCGCAAGGCATCGTTTTCGCACTGCGTCCGCGTGGCCCGTTGAAATAATCTTGAATCCATGGATATGGGTTTTCAGACAGCTCTTTTACTGTTCCTATAGCGTATATGTGCTTTTCGGCTAGAACAGCTACTCTGTCACAGATGGCGTTAAGTGTGTCCAAGTCATGTGTGACGAGAAAAACTGTAAACCCTAGTGCATGTTGAAGTTTTTTTAGTAAGTTGTCGAAAGCTCCTGCTGTAATAGGGTCTAACCCCGCAGTCGGTTCATCCAAAAAAAGTATTTCAGGATCCATAGCCAGCGCCCTAGCTAAACTTGCACGCTTACGCATGCCCCCAGAAAGTTCTGAAGGCATAAGATTAGCCGAATCAATAGGTAAGCCTGCCATAAAAATTTTTAGCAGTGCAATTTCTTTCCGCGTTTTTTTGCTTATCTTGGTATATTCTTTAAGGGCAGCTTCAACATTTTCCAGTACGGTTAATGAGGAGTATAGCGCCCCATCTTGAAACAGAACTCCCCAGCGCTGTTCGATCTTGTGTTTTTCTTCTGTATTCAGTTTGTGATATTGTTGCCCAAAAATTTTAATGGATCCTTGCGAATGATGTTTTAATCCCAGAATAGTTCTGAGTAAAACAGACTTGCCTGAGCCGGAACCACCAATGACACCGATGATTTCTCCACGATAAACATCAAGGTCGAGACCTTCATGTATGACCTTGGTGCCATACTGTGTTTTTACGTTCCGCAGGGAAAGAATGACATCGCTCATACTTAGAGTCCCATTTCTGCAAAAAAGATTGCGAAACCTGCATCAATAACAATTACAGCAAAGATAGATTCAATTACGGATGTTGTTGTTAGGCGGCCGACAGACTCTGCGCTACCTGTAACTTGTAATCCCTGAAAACAACCAATCGTTGCAATGACAACCGCAAAAAATGGTGCTTTGATTATTCCTACGTAAAAATCCCATATGTTCAATGTGTTATGAAAGCGAACGACGAAGCCATGAAGATTAATATCAAGTGTCTGCCAGACCATGAGTGCACCGCCGAGCAGTCCCATGATATCTGCAATGAAGCCAAGGATTGGGAGCATGATGAGAAGTGCAAGAACTCTTGGAATAACAAGTGTATCTACAGGGTTGAGGCCAGACGTTTTCATTGCGTAAATTTCTTCATTGGTAATCATAGCTCCAATTTGTGCTGTGAATGCAGATCCAGAGCGGCCGGCAATAACAATTGCGGTAAGCAGGATGCCGAGTTCGCGGAGTACTGCAATCTGTACAAGTTGGATGACAAATACCTGTGCACCGAATTTTTGAAGCTGTTGTGCTCCCATGTAGGCCAGAACCATACCTATAAGAAAAGATAGAAGGGCGATAATAGGAATGCCGCGTATGCCAACATGTTCAAGATGGTAAAAAAGTGCTGTTGTTCTAAAATTCTTAGGCTTAAATAGAGATCGAACTAGTGTTGTGACAACTTCACCTAGGAACCCAATAATATTGAGTGTAATTTTTAGTTGCTCAATGAAACATCGTCCCATGTCGTTCAGAATGGAAATTAATAAGGGAACCTGTCTAGTTACGATCTCTTCTTCTGAACGTTTTTCAACTGTTTCAAGCAGGATTTTATCCTTTTCATCTGCTCCTGAAATGGAGCATGTCTTTCCTTCCGCGAGAACTTTTCTGCGGAATTGTTCAATGATCCAAGCGCCGTTAGTATCAAGTTTTGAGATGTTAGCAACATCAAGCACAATAGAGGGCGCAGCATTCAGTTCAGAGGCCATAAAGGGACGCTCAACTGAATCAAGATGCAAGGTTGTCCACGTGCCTGAAAGAGAAATGCTGATTTCTTCAGGGGCAGTCTGGACTTCAAAAGATGGTGCTGGTTGTGTTGTCATAGTTCTCGTTAGGTAAGAAAGTAAAAAACATTGTGAGTACGATAGCATACTCTCTGCACTATCTAGAACGGTATACATTGAAAAATACCTAATAGTTTGAAAAGACAATGACTAATGAGAAGCAGAAGACAAAAAAAGGCCCTGCAACATATGTTGCAGGGCCTTAGTGGTTGTATGGAACTACGCCACGGCAGGATTTGACACTGGAGAGGCCGTTTGTTCTTCAGCCAGCTCATGTGCTTTTTTCCATGCTGTTCCAAAAGAATGGCTGATATCGTCATTGCTGATAAATGACAGCAGCCCGAAGCGAATCATCTGTTTTTGGATGGACGGATCAACACCGGAGAACATTACATGGACATTGAGTTGCTGCATCTGGAGCAGTACAAGTTCAATTGCATGTAGTGCCGTTGCATCAATGGTGTGAACATGTCGCATTCTAAAAATGATGACACGCGGTGGTTTGCGCATCAACGAAAAGGTCTGTGAGAAGCGATCCGCACAACCGAAGAAGAAAGGACCATTAATTTCATAGACTTCAATCTCACTATTCAGTGATGGAGTATGTGTCACCGGTGCAGCCTTTGTACGTTCCCAGTTTTGGAATTGTGTTGCATCGCTGATGCGACCAACCAGAAGCAGGGCGGCCAGCACAACACCAAATTGTACTCCAACAGTGAGATCGATAAGAACTGTCAGCAGGAAGGTGGAAACCATAACTGCTGCATCAGATTTAGGGGCACGAAGAATATGAATGAATTTAGGAAGTTCGCTCATATCCCAAGCAACATAGGTAAGAACACCGGCAAGGCTGGCGAGCGGGATTGCAGACGCAATCGGTGCAAAGAATTTAACAAATAAGGCAAGAACAATTGCGTGCACCATGCCGGATACAGGTGAGAAGGCGCCTGCACGAATGTTAGTTGCGGTGCGGGCAATTGCGCCGGTGGCAGGAATGCCGCCGAATAGGGATGACGCGATATTTGCTACACCTTGTCCGATGAGTTCTGTGGAAGAATGATGGCGTTCACCAGTCATACCATCCGCAACAACAGCACTCAGCAGAGATTCAATTGCTGCGAGCAGTGCAATAGTAATCGCATCTGGAAACATAGTTACAGCGAGATCCGGAAGATTGGACGGAAGAGCAAATGATGGAAGTTCTGCCGGAATGCCACCAAAGCGGGTGCCGATAGTCGCTACATTCAGACCGAAGATCATTGTAACAGCAGATGCTGCTAAGATTCCTGCAATATGTGACGGGAATCTTGGGAAGAACTTACGAGTGAGGAAAATGGTCGCAAGGGTTGCTCCCGCTACTGCAATGGAATCTAAATGTGCGGTTGGCGATGCTTGTGCCAGGGTAGCTACTTTAGGAATAAAAGAAGCTGGAATCTCGGATAATTCAAGTCCGAGTAGATCTTTTACCTGTGTAGTAAAAATGAGTAGGGCAATACCCGTAGTGAAGCCGGTTGTTACCGGATACGGAATAAATTTTAGTAGTCTGCCTAATCCGCAAAAGCCCATAACAAGCAAAATAACACCTGCCATGCAGGTAGCAACAACAAGCCCTTCATAGCCGTGTCTTGCAATGATACCAGCTACAATAACAACAAACGCCCCTGTCGGGCCGCCAATTTGGAAACGGGAACCGCCGATAGCGGAAATGATGAAGCCGGCTACGATTGCAGTAAAGAGGCCTTTTTCCGGTGAACAGCCGCTGGCAATTGCAAAAGCCATCGCTAGTGGCAGCGCGACGATGCCTACTGTTGAGCCGGAAACAACATCTTTGGCAAATTGTGTGAAATTATAGCCGGAAGTGAGAGTATTAAGCAAAGCGGGACGGAATGGTCGTCTGCTAAAAATAGCGTATGAACGCACAGTGTATCCTCCATGAGATAATAAAAACACATTGGGTGGACACAGGCGCGGTCCGGTTGGATTTTCGGATCGGTCTGGAGGTCTTCGCCGTACATTGAAAATAGAATAGCTTGAAAAGCCAAGAGTTCTGCTTCAATAAGTATCTGTAAATAAAGAAAAAATAAAAACAAGATGTACGTGTACACTCATTTTTTTAAAGTAAGACGAGGGCTTAATAGTGAGTTTTTATGAAAGAGGCAAGGATGTTTTTTTAGCAAAAATGACAACGTCGAATTGAACATTAATGTTAAACTGGAAAACAAAAATGTATATCTGCTGTACATTTTTGTGAAAATGACTATTGTAGCGCTGCCGTACACGGATTTTTGTAACAGGTTGAAAGTGCAGATTTTTGTCAGAAACGTAAAAAATATGCATTACAGTGCTTGACCTTGTCTCGCAACAACGTGTACTTGGTGCTGACTATAAATATTAATCGCGCAACTACATAAGCTGCTATCGTTACTATATCGCTGCACACAACTTAGTAGGTTTTACATTGAAAAATAATAGCATACCTACAAAGGGCGAATAGTACTGTCACGCTTTTTTATCCTTACAAGTATCACTAGTGAAAGTGGTTACCTACCTGCCCCGAAAACGGTTTCGGCAGGTTACGGGCACTATTTTGTTTTTTATCAGGTGTGGGCGCGGGCACAAATGACCTATGGGGGTTTAACATTATGAAGTCGCAATCTCTGGATGCAGTATGTGTTGTAGCTGGTACCACTATCGGTGCCGGAATGCTTGGTCTGCCAATGGCAATTGGCTTTCTAGGCTTTAAAGTCAGCATGGTACTGCTTCTGGTCATGTGGGCTTTGGCATTCTACACTTCCCTTCTCCTGCTTGAAGTTAATCTTCAGGTTGGAGCTGGCCTAAACGTAAACATGATGGTTAAGAAAGTTCTTGGCAGATGGGGGCAGATAATTGCCGTTGTGTGTCTTGCTTTCCTTCTGTATGCGGTGCTTGTTGCGTACGTTACTGCAATGGGTGGTATTATTGCCCGCGCGATCGGAGTTAACGGTGACCCGTTCAGCACAGGTGTCTGTGCGGTTGTATTTGCAGCTGTCATGGCTGTAATTATGTTCTTGGGCACTAACACTATTGTTCGCTGTAACAGTTTGCTGTTCTTAAGTATGCTTGGTGCAATGGCTATAGCATTTGCTACCCTGAGCACCACCGTTGATGTTGGCGTACTGGTTAGTTCAACACCAGACTATAAGTATCTAGTTGGTGCAATCCCTGTACTGTTTGCCTCTTTCTCATTCCACTTCTGTATTCCAAGTGTAACTACTGTCGTAGGAACAAACACAAGACAGCTTGTTAAAATTATGTTCTGGGGCACATTGCTTCCACTTCTCTGCTACATGCTGTGGTTGTTCCTCTCCCTTGGCAGTGTGCCAATCGATCAGATTGTACACATGAGTGGTAGCGTGGATTCACTTATTAAATCTATGTGTAACGGCTCCGTTGTTATTCAGACTATTCTGTCTATTTTCGCAGCGTTTGCCCTTATTACTTCTTTCTTTGGTGTTGCGTTGTCTCTGTTTGACTTGATGGCAGAAACACTGAACCGTGGTAACACCGGTAAGGAACGTTTAGGAACAACCTTTATTGTTTTTGTTCCAGTTCTTATTGCATCCTTGCTTGCACCGGGTGGCTTTATTGCAGCGCTTGCTCATGCTGGTGCAGCTCTCGCAGTTATCTGCATCCTCTTGCCATGTGCAATGAGCTACAAACTTCGTCGCGAAGCTAAAGCGGCTGCAAAACAGATTGCTTACATGACTCCGGGTGGTAGCATGGGTATTGCGACCGCAGCTGTATGTGGTGTTGTAATCCTCGTAGCTAACTACATCTAAACAAACTCGTTTTTGAAAAAATAA comes from the Halodesulfovibrio marinisediminis DSM 17456 genome and includes:
- the fdhF gene encoding formate dehydrogenase subunit alpha, which translates into the protein MSTLELTINGKGYAFTQGETILDVAQRNDIFIPTLCHLKNATPTGACRMCVVEVKGARSLVAACTVPAGAGMEIQTESQAVVSSRRMNLELLLSSGSHDCLLCPSSGDCRLQDLAFRYNATGKRFEWTKPKYQPDISNPFLIRDFSKCILCGRCVQACKEVQVNNAIDYGYRGSDTKIIAKCDLPLGDSDCVFCGECLQVCPVGAITLKKARQKPRVCETEVVRTTCAYCGVGCQMNLHVKDNVVQMVSGVDVTPNYGSLCVKGRFGMQFINSEERLITPLIRKDGELVPADWDEALDLIAEKLCGYKAEYGADSIGVLASARCTNEENYLFQKFARAVLGTNNVDHCARYUHSPTVAGLAAAFGSGAATNPIDDLKNADTVLITGSNITENHPVMGAALKRAVTQHGTKLIVSDPRNIDVVRFADVWLRAQPGTDVIWINALAHIILRDGLHDQEYIDERTEDFTAYSQSLAKFTPEYAEKMCGIPVAELEKAAQLYAKGRSAILYCMGITQHISGTDNVKALANLAMLCGNIGKKGGGLNPLRGQNNVQGACDMGALPVTYPAYGKVIDADIRARFEAAWNVKLSSSNGMTSRQMFDAVDEGSLKAMYLIGENPVVSHADAAHAVHCLKKIPFLVVQDIFLTETAEYADVVLPAACFAEKNGTFSNTERRVQRVRKAVNPPQSARDDAQIVCSVAAKMGATLAPEDGKNVAAIFEEMTSVAPSYAGITYQRIEEKGIQWPCPDAETSGTDILHVGKFVRGKGKFHSVEYVAPAEVVDDNYPLILTTGRVLYQYHTGTMTRKAEGLAAKEPTAYIEISSNDAAKFDVKDGDMVKVSSRRGSINVAVRLSEKAVDGTVFIPFHFAEAAANILTNNAECPESGIAEVKVCAVTLEPVGD
- a CDS encoding Lrp/AsnC family transcriptional regulator, which translates into the protein MKIDKLSFQIAGQLLEGRKSFREIAQELAVAENTVRSRINKMQKEGVMDIVARLDVEQLPGHTMVFTGVLLDERDLFAKCQELSQLRGVVSAAVVTGRFDIILTLLLRDGFGLLEFYSEEMSKIEGIRSVESFVVYKGSKLMTPYILDPNTLPE
- a CDS encoding ABC-type transport auxiliary lipoprotein family protein; translated protein: MRKLIVRLLIIPLILAVCSGCAIDVGLTPPEASTNYILAVSTASPTQTASRSVPTVAVRRPQTNTFLNSTGIAIIQPNQKALYYAKGKWATALPEMMQSAVIHSLNSTQQVRSYNNTQPGISADYHLVWSIEDFYARYDTKNTPPNIQVTLDCWLLDTSRASTPVASSVFTGQQTAKNKGLEAIVDAFNNSVEAALAEMNTWVTSNIEEHEHRKKMNSSRHAARN
- a CDS encoding MlaD family protein, producing the protein METRAHFIIVGAFIIAAFVLGFAFILWGVGTTSETDDVPYDIMFQKNVNGLSISNPVLLNGVRVGKVTNIVLNPDKPEEIRVRILVKRGTPIRDDSRAKLIPIGITGQSSVFISGGTASSPLLRPLFKGNVPVIKTVPSPLSEIMSALPEMLNTGKNLLEDLRKVVNEDNRKNIKEFLANISSFSNMLVKSEADIRLALDNIKNAAEQTRQAMTKTENAATTVNDYVAKELSPATDKIGLLVKRIDNLVKNMEPGLTRFSNGGLDDLTSLVNESRTLVEALENIAQKLDSNPKQYLLGKTVPEYQTP
- a CDS encoding ABC transporter ATP-binding protein; translated protein: MSDVILSLRNVKTQYGTKVIHEGLDLDVYRGEIIGVIGGSGSGKSVLLRTILGLKHHSQGSIKIFGQQYHKLNTEEKHKIEQRWGVLFQDGALYSSLTVLENVEAALKEYTKISKKTRKEIALLKIFMAGLPIDSANLMPSELSGGMRKRASLARALAMDPEILFLDEPTAGLDPITAGAFDNLLKKLQHALGFTVFLVTHDLDTLNAICDRVAVLAEKHIYAIGTVKELSENPYPWIQDYFNGPRGRSAKTMPCGEK
- a CDS encoding MlaE family ABC transporter permease translates to MTTQPAPSFEVQTAPEEISISLSGTWTTLHLDSVERPFMASELNAAPSIVLDVANISKLDTNGAWIIEQFRRKVLAEGKTCSISGADEKDKILLETVEKRSEEEIVTRQVPLLISILNDMGRCFIEQLKITLNIIGFLGEVVTTLVRSLFKPKNFRTTALFYHLEHVGIRGIPIIALLSFLIGMVLAYMGAQQLQKFGAQVFVIQLVQIAVLRELGILLTAIVIAGRSGSAFTAQIGAMITNEEIYAMKTSGLNPVDTLVIPRVLALLIMLPILGFIADIMGLLGGALMVWQTLDINLHGFVVRFHNTLNIWDFYVGIIKAPFFAVVIATIGCFQGLQVTGSAESVGRLTTTSVIESIFAVIVIDAGFAIFFAEMGL
- a CDS encoding SulP family inorganic anion transporter; protein product: MRSYAIFSRRPFRPALLNTLTSGYNFTQFAKDVVSGSTVGIVALPLAMAFAIASGCSPEKGLFTAIVAGFIISAIGGSRFQIGGPTGAFVVIVAGIIARHGYEGLVVATCMAGVILLVMGFCGLGRLLKFIPYPVTTGFTTGIALLIFTTQVKDLLGLELSEIPASFIPKVATLAQASPTAHLDSIAVAGATLATIFLTRKFFPRFPSHIAGILAASAVTMIFGLNVATIGTRFGGIPAELPSFALPSNLPDLAVTMFPDAITIALLAAIESLLSAVVADGMTGERHHSSTELIGQGVANIASSLFGGIPATGAIARTATNIRAGAFSPVSGMVHAIVLALFVKFFAPIASAIPLASLAGVLTYVAWDMSELPKFIHILRAPKSDAAVMVSTFLLTVLIDLTVGVQFGVVLAALLLVGRISDATQFQNWERTKAAPVTHTPSLNSEIEVYEINGPFFFGCADRFSQTFSLMRKPPRVIIFRMRHVHTIDATALHAIELVLLQMQQLNVHVMFSGVDPSIQKQMIRFGLLSFISNDDISHSFGTAWKKAHELAEEQTASPVSNPAVA
- a CDS encoding amino acid permease, translating into MKSQSLDAVCVVAGTTIGAGMLGLPMAIGFLGFKVSMVLLLVMWALAFYTSLLLLEVNLQVGAGLNVNMMVKKVLGRWGQIIAVVCLAFLLYAVLVAYVTAMGGIIARAIGVNGDPFSTGVCAVVFAAVMAVIMFLGTNTIVRCNSLLFLSMLGAMAIAFATLSTTVDVGVLVSSTPDYKYLVGAIPVLFASFSFHFCIPSVTTVVGTNTRQLVKIMFWGTLLPLLCYMLWLFLSLGSVPIDQIVHMSGSVDSLIKSMCNGSVVIQTILSIFAAFALITSFFGVALSLFDLMAETLNRGNTGKERLGTTFIVFVPVLIASLLAPGGFIAALAHAGAALAVICILLPCAMSYKLRREAKAAAKQIAYMTPGGSMGIATAAVCGVVILVANYI